In one window of Arthrobacter pascens DNA:
- a CDS encoding isochorismatase family protein: MSRALIIVDVQNDFCEGGALAVEGGAGAAAAISDYVDAHHGEFDHIVATQDWHIDPGTHFSETPDFKDSWPPHCVAGTRGAELHPDLDTEYIQAYFQKGQFAAAYSGFEGLLAPEDAVPTGERQPGAAPDDLSPDNFPPSDEAIGLDDWLQSHDVEDVVVVGIATDYCVMATSLDAVQAGYSVTVIRSLTAGIADDLEDAIAEMELGGVDIA, from the coding sequence ATGTCCCGTGCCCTGATCATCGTTGACGTCCAGAACGACTTCTGCGAGGGCGGCGCCCTGGCCGTGGAGGGCGGGGCCGGTGCGGCGGCCGCCATCAGTGACTACGTAGATGCCCACCACGGCGAGTTCGACCATATCGTCGCCACCCAGGACTGGCACATCGACCCGGGTACGCATTTTTCGGAGACGCCTGACTTCAAGGACAGCTGGCCCCCGCATTGCGTCGCCGGCACCCGCGGCGCGGAGCTCCACCCGGACCTGGACACCGAATACATCCAGGCCTACTTCCAGAAGGGACAGTTCGCCGCCGCATATTCGGGCTTCGAGGGCCTCCTGGCACCCGAGGACGCGGTTCCCACCGGAGAACGCCAGCCGGGAGCGGCCCCCGACGACCTCAGCCCGGATAATTTCCCGCCGTCGGACGAAGCCATCGGCCTCGATGACTGGCTGCAGAGCCACGACGTTGAGGACGTGGTGGTGGTGGGAATCGCGACGGACTATTGCGTGATGGCCACCTCCCTGGATGCAGTGCAGGCAGGCTACTCGGTAACTGTCATCCGTTCGCTGACCGCCGGTATCGCAGACGACCTGGAAGACGCCATTGCCGAGATGGAGCTCGGCGGAGTGGACATCGCCTGA
- the rdgB gene encoding RdgB/HAM1 family non-canonical purine NTP pyrophosphatase, with amino-acid sequence MNLPVAGARVPDGAAPRLVLATHNQGKLKELRELLRGQIPGLDVDTQVVDAAAAGAPDVVETGVTFAENSLLKARAVADATGLVAIADDSGLAVDVLGGAPGIFSARWAGRHGDDTANLRLLLDQLSDVPDVHRGAAFVCAAALAVPEPGDGGARREVVEYGQLEGVLLREPRGAGGFGYDPVLQPLGEERSCAELTPSEKNAISHRGKAFRALLPAIAEALK; translated from the coding sequence GTGAACCTTCCGGTTGCGGGAGCAAGAGTACCGGACGGAGCGGCGCCGCGCCTTGTCCTCGCCACGCATAACCAAGGCAAGCTGAAGGAACTGCGGGAGCTCCTGCGCGGGCAGATCCCGGGACTCGACGTCGACACGCAGGTGGTGGATGCCGCGGCGGCTGGTGCGCCGGACGTCGTCGAAACCGGCGTGACCTTCGCCGAGAATTCGCTGCTGAAGGCGCGTGCGGTTGCCGACGCCACCGGCCTGGTGGCCATTGCCGATGATTCCGGGCTTGCAGTGGACGTGCTCGGCGGGGCACCCGGGATCTTTTCCGCCAGATGGGCCGGCAGGCACGGCGACGATACTGCCAACCTCAGGCTCCTGCTGGACCAGCTCTCCGACGTGCCGGACGTGCACCGGGGCGCGGCCTTCGTTTGCGCAGCCGCGCTTGCCGTTCCGGAGCCGGGCGACGGCGGCGCCCGCCGTGAAGTGGTGGAGTACGGCCAGTTGGAAGGCGTGCTGCTGCGCGAGCCCCGCGGCGCGGGCGGCTTCGGCTACGACCCCGTGCTGCAGCCGCTGGGGGAGGAGCGCAGCTGTGCTGAACTGACCCCGTCGGAGAAGAATGCGATCAGCCACCGGGGCAAGGCCTTCCGTGCACTGCTGCCTGCCATCGCGGAAGCCCTGAAGTAG
- the murI gene encoding glutamate racemase, with product MTTASSIDTPAGAAAESPAGSTAGSQMGWRPIGVFDSGVGGLTVARSIIDQLPNESILYVGDTAHGPYGPLPIAEVRANALGVMDELVDSGVKLLTIACNSASAAVLRDARERYTARYGIPVIEVIQPAVRRAVAATRSGRVGVIGTSATVGSRAYEDTFAAAPDLEITSVACPDFVSYVEAGITTGPELLAVAEEYLAPLKAAGVDTLVLGCTHYPLLTGVLSFVMGEDVTLVSSAEETAKDVYRALATHNLQRTTAAPPEHHFIATGDAAQFEALARRFLGPEVLSVRHVDHVAAQYPTGSLARITPEMIAAAQSASARGGTAEPRISNFVGGNRTGGPGL from the coding sequence ATGACAACAGCCTCGAGCATTGATACGCCGGCGGGAGCCGCAGCGGAGTCCCCGGCCGGCAGCACCGCCGGCAGCCAGATGGGATGGCGGCCCATCGGCGTCTTTGATTCAGGCGTTGGCGGGCTGACCGTGGCACGGTCTATCATCGACCAACTCCCCAACGAGTCGATTCTCTACGTAGGGGACACGGCACACGGTCCCTATGGCCCGTTGCCCATCGCTGAAGTCCGGGCAAATGCCCTGGGCGTCATGGACGAACTTGTGGACTCCGGCGTCAAGCTGCTCACCATCGCCTGCAACTCGGCGTCGGCCGCTGTCCTGCGGGACGCCCGCGAGCGGTACACCGCGCGGTACGGAATCCCGGTCATCGAGGTGATCCAGCCGGCTGTGAGGCGCGCGGTGGCTGCCACCAGGAGCGGCAGGGTGGGCGTGATCGGGACCTCCGCCACGGTAGGTTCCCGGGCCTATGAGGACACCTTCGCCGCCGCGCCGGACCTGGAGATCACCTCCGTGGCCTGCCCGGACTTCGTGAGCTATGTGGAGGCCGGCATCACCACCGGGCCGGAACTGCTGGCCGTGGCGGAAGAATATCTGGCGCCACTGAAGGCGGCCGGTGTGGACACCCTGGTGCTGGGCTGCACCCACTATCCGCTGCTCACCGGAGTTCTTTCCTTTGTGATGGGCGAGGACGTGACGCTCGTGTCCAGTGCCGAGGAAACAGCGAAGGACGTCTACCGAGCCCTGGCCACGCATAACCTGCAGCGCACTACGGCAGCGCCGCCTGAGCACCACTTCATCGCCACCGGAGACGCTGCCCAGTTCGAGGCACTGGCCCGCAGGTTCCTCGGGCCCGAAGTGCTCTCGGTTCGGCACGTGGACCACGTGGCCGCCCAATACCCCACCGGCAGCCTGGCCCGGATCACTCCCGAAATGATCGCCGCCGCACAGAGCGCCTCGGCGAGGGGCGGCACTGCGGAGCCCCGGATCTCCAATTTCGTTGGCGGCAACAGGACCGGAGGTCCCGGCCTGTGA
- a CDS encoding DEAD/DEAH box helicase, producing the protein MTETLFGGPTLPPAYPERAAWGTAQKLRAWQQEALDLYNKAAPRDFLAVATPGAGKTTFALKVASMLIESGAVNRVTIVAPTDHLKRQWADAAARVGIAIDPNFRNSDGQHGRGFVGVAVTYAQVASKPLLHRAKTEAARTLVILDEIHHGGEALSWGDGLREAFDPAVRRLSLTGTPFRSDTSPIPFVEYAEDRDGIRRSKADYTYGYGNALRDHVVRPVMFMAYSGQMRWRTSAGEEMAASLGEAAVTKDITSQAWRTALNPTGEWIPAVLAGADKRLSEVRRTVPDAGGLVIATDHDDARAYAGQLKRITGESPTVILSDDAKASSKIEEFTASDKRWMVAVRMVSEGVDVPRLSVGVYATSTSTPLFFAQAVGRFVRARKRGETASVFLPSVPQLMALANSMEAERDHALDRPEKEDGDGLFNPEDSLMAEANREDKASDSLTKGKFEALDSQASFDRVLFDGGEFGTGGEVGSEDELDFLGIPGLLDAEQVGTLLRQRQHEQLNRKNRKLPAGAAEASGAVPAIPDHRMLMDLRNELAKNVAAWSARTGTPHGVVHTKLRTVCGGPPVAQANEEQLQSRLRKLQDWFIGRK; encoded by the coding sequence GTGACGGAAACGCTCTTTGGCGGTCCCACCCTGCCTCCGGCTTATCCGGAACGTGCAGCCTGGGGAACCGCCCAGAAACTCCGTGCCTGGCAGCAGGAAGCGCTCGACCTCTATAACAAAGCGGCCCCTCGGGATTTCCTGGCAGTTGCCACGCCTGGGGCCGGCAAGACCACCTTCGCGCTGAAAGTGGCATCCATGCTCATCGAATCCGGTGCGGTCAACCGGGTCACCATCGTTGCGCCGACGGACCACCTGAAGCGGCAGTGGGCGGACGCTGCCGCGCGGGTGGGCATCGCCATCGACCCCAACTTCAGGAACTCCGACGGGCAGCACGGCCGCGGCTTTGTCGGGGTTGCCGTGACGTATGCGCAGGTTGCCAGCAAACCCCTGCTGCACCGGGCCAAGACGGAAGCGGCGCGCACCCTGGTGATCCTGGATGAGATCCACCACGGCGGCGAGGCACTCTCCTGGGGTGATGGTTTGCGGGAGGCCTTTGACCCCGCCGTCCGGCGGCTTTCGCTGACCGGCACGCCGTTCCGCTCGGACACCTCCCCCATTCCCTTCGTTGAATATGCGGAGGACCGGGACGGCATCCGGCGCTCTAAGGCCGATTACACCTATGGCTACGGCAATGCACTGCGGGACCATGTGGTGCGGCCGGTCATGTTCATGGCCTACTCGGGCCAGATGCGCTGGCGCACCAGCGCGGGGGAGGAGATGGCCGCCTCCCTGGGCGAGGCCGCCGTCACGAAGGACATCACCTCGCAGGCCTGGCGGACGGCCCTGAATCCCACCGGAGAGTGGATTCCCGCCGTCCTTGCGGGTGCGGATAAACGCCTCAGCGAGGTGCGCAGGACTGTCCCGGACGCCGGCGGCCTGGTGATCGCCACCGACCATGATGACGCCAGGGCGTACGCGGGGCAGCTGAAGAGGATCACGGGCGAATCGCCCACGGTGATCCTTTCCGATGATGCCAAAGCTTCCAGCAAGATCGAAGAATTCACGGCGAGCGACAAGCGCTGGATGGTGGCCGTCCGGATGGTGTCCGAAGGCGTGGACGTTCCCCGGCTGTCCGTGGGGGTCTATGCGACGTCCACATCAACCCCGTTGTTCTTCGCCCAGGCTGTCGGCCGCTTCGTGCGTGCCCGCAAAAGGGGCGAAACGGCGTCGGTCTTCCTGCCATCGGTCCCGCAGCTGATGGCGCTGGCCAACTCCATGGAAGCGGAACGGGATCACGCCCTGGACCGCCCGGAGAAGGAGGACGGCGACGGCCTCTTCAATCCGGAAGATTCACTGATGGCGGAGGCCAACCGCGAGGACAAGGCCTCCGACAGCCTCACCAAGGGCAAGTTCGAAGCCCTGGACTCGCAGGCTTCATTTGACCGGGTCCTGTTCGACGGCGGCGAGTTCGGCACCGGGGGAGAAGTGGGCTCCGAGGACGAACTCGATTTCCTGGGCATCCCCGGCCTGCTGGACGCAGAGCAGGTGGGTACCCTCCTGCGGCAGCGCCAGCACGAACAACTGAACCGGAAAAACCGGAAGCTCCCTGCAGGGGCCGCCGAGGCGTCCGGCGCAGTCCCTGCCATCCCCGACCACCGGATGCTGATGGACCTGCGCAATGAGCTGGCCAAGAATGTAGCCGCCTGGTCCGCCAGGACGGGTACCCCGCACGGGGTGGTCCACACCAAGCTCAGGACGGTCTGCGGCGGCCCGCCTGTGGCGCAGGCCAATGAGGAGCAGCTTCAGTCCAGGCTGCGGAAGCTCCAGGACTGGTTTATCGGCCGGAAATAG
- the clpS gene encoding ATP-dependent Clp protease adapter ClpS — protein MTLSVALGPDTQEGTRTGTEASSDSLTAPDIPWNLVIWNDPVNLMSYVSYVFQSYFGFTESKANKLMMEVHKKGRSIVAHGSKEQVERHAVAMHGFGLWATVEKASSGGQGGKPGKSGGSGQGRGKRG, from the coding sequence ATGACCTTAAGCGTTGCGCTCGGCCCCGATACGCAGGAGGGCACCCGGACCGGCACAGAGGCGTCCTCGGATTCCCTGACCGCACCGGACATCCCCTGGAACCTGGTGATCTGGAATGATCCCGTCAACCTGATGAGCTATGTGAGCTATGTGTTCCAGAGCTACTTCGGCTTTACCGAGAGCAAAGCCAACAAACTCATGATGGAGGTCCACAAGAAGGGCCGGTCCATTGTTGCCCACGGCAGCAAGGAGCAGGTCGAGCGGCATGCCGTGGCCATGCACGGCTTCGGCCTGTGGGCCACAGTGGAGAAGGCAAGCAGCGGCGGCCAGGGCGGCAAGCCGGGGAAGTCCGGCGGTTCGGGGCAGGGCAGGGGAAAACGTGGCTAA
- a CDS encoding exonuclease domain-containing protein — translation MGLDFTAIDFETANGFRGSPCAVGLTKVRGGRVVEEASWLMRPPADHDHFDYHNVRIHGIRAEDVAGRPRFGELFPEIGAFIGGDILAAHNAAFDLGVIRSGLEVSGLPGPAYDYVCTVMLSRRCYSLVSNSLPFAAEEAGVPLVNHHDAAEDARACAGILIDIAARNTANSIAELYLSLGLNLPRQQAFDPARDALSKPSIAAISGAAAGNDAPLVRPFKSGWPEEGANPLPNPDAEPGHPLYGQTVVFTGVLAMGRPEAKVRSAEVGARPESRVTARTTVLVVGDGFVASDLRSGRLTGKARRVLELHGRGQPIEVLSEGEFLQMVGGFAAAATA, via the coding sequence GTGGGTTTGGACTTTACGGCGATCGACTTCGAGACTGCCAACGGCTTCCGGGGTTCACCGTGCGCGGTGGGCCTGACAAAGGTCCGTGGCGGACGTGTAGTGGAGGAAGCATCCTGGTTGATGCGCCCGCCCGCAGACCACGACCACTTTGACTATCACAACGTCAGGATCCACGGGATCAGGGCAGAGGACGTGGCAGGCCGTCCCCGCTTCGGTGAGCTTTTTCCGGAGATCGGCGCGTTCATCGGCGGCGACATCCTGGCCGCACACAACGCCGCTTTCGACCTCGGCGTCATCCGGTCCGGCCTGGAGGTCTCCGGCCTTCCCGGCCCTGCATACGACTACGTCTGCACCGTGATGCTGTCACGGCGCTGCTATTCCCTGGTATCGAATTCGCTGCCGTTTGCTGCGGAGGAGGCCGGCGTCCCGCTGGTGAACCACCACGACGCCGCGGAGGACGCCCGTGCGTGCGCCGGCATCCTGATCGACATCGCCGCGCGCAACACCGCCAACAGCATCGCCGAACTATACCTCTCGCTCGGGCTCAACCTGCCCCGTCAGCAGGCCTTCGATCCGGCACGCGATGCCCTGTCCAAGCCCAGCATTGCCGCAATTTCGGGGGCAGCCGCAGGAAACGACGCGCCCCTGGTCCGGCCGTTCAAATCCGGGTGGCCGGAAGAGGGCGCAAACCCGCTTCCGAATCCGGATGCCGAACCCGGGCACCCGCTGTACGGACAGACGGTGGTATTCACCGGCGTGCTGGCGATGGGGCGGCCGGAAGCGAAGGTGCGGTCGGCAGAGGTAGGTGCGCGGCCGGAAAGCCGGGTAACGGCCCGTACCACGGTGCTGGTGGTGGGGGATGGTTTCGTAGCCTCTGACCTCCGCTCCGGAAGGCTGACCGGCAAGGCCAGGCGCGTCCTGGAACTGCACGGGCGCGGCCAGCCGATCGAAGTCCTCTCCGAAGGTGAGTTCCTGCAGATGGTTGGCGGCTTCGCGGCCGCCGCGACGGCCTAG
- the nagB gene encoding glucosamine-6-phosphate deaminase, translating into MEVVILPGTKQIGKLAADAIESLLRGKPDAVLGLATGSSPLPIYDELAARHESDGLDFSQAHAFALDEYVGLPPGHPESYREVIRREFTSRVNILPENVHSPDGAAADLPAACQSYEDLIQALGGVDLQILGVGTDGHIGFNEPGSSFASRTRIKSLIEQTRRDNARFFNSMAEVPHHVVTQGLGTILEARHVLLVATGAQKAQAVRDFVEGPVAAICAASVLQFHPHATVLLDEAAASSLKLADFYRHTYDNKPPWQGL; encoded by the coding sequence ATGGAAGTCGTTATTCTTCCGGGCACCAAACAGATCGGTAAACTGGCGGCCGACGCCATCGAGTCGCTACTGCGGGGCAAGCCGGACGCAGTCCTGGGACTGGCCACAGGATCCTCGCCCTTGCCGATCTACGATGAGCTCGCGGCCAGGCACGAAAGCGACGGGCTGGACTTCAGCCAGGCCCATGCCTTTGCCCTGGATGAATACGTCGGCCTGCCGCCGGGCCATCCGGAGTCCTACCGCGAGGTCATCCGCCGCGAATTCACGAGCCGGGTGAATATCCTGCCGGAAAACGTCCACAGTCCGGACGGTGCCGCCGCTGACCTCCCTGCGGCATGCCAGTCCTACGAGGATCTGATCCAGGCCCTCGGCGGCGTGGACCTCCAGATCCTGGGGGTGGGAACAGACGGCCACATCGGCTTCAACGAACCTGGTTCGTCCTTCGCGTCCCGGACGCGTATTAAAAGCCTGATTGAACAGACGCGGCGCGACAACGCCCGGTTCTTCAACAGCATGGCCGAGGTCCCGCACCACGTGGTGACGCAGGGCCTGGGCACCATCCTCGAGGCCAGGCATGTACTGCTGGTGGCGACCGGTGCGCAGAAGGCACAGGCAGTCCGGGACTTCGTGGAAGGGCCGGTTGCAGCAATCTGCGCCGCCTCGGTGCTGCAGTTCCATCCCCACGCCACAGTCCTGCTGGATGAGGCGGCGGCATCGTCTTTGAAGCTTGCCGATTTTTACCGGCACACCTACGACAACAAACCCCCCTGGCAGGGACTATAG
- a CDS encoding MBL fold metallo-hydrolase has protein sequence MKLTIVGCTGSFPGPGSPASCYLLTAHDGERTWKIVMDLGSGALGAIQRYTDLEDIDAIFLTHLHPDHCMDLCGLHVAVRWKPGGWGRGRIPVWGPAATADRMATAYGLDLDPGMHGEFDFTNWTERKPVTLGPFTVTPFAVNHPVEEAYALRVEATEPDKNGTRTTRVLTYSGDTDSCIGLEEAAKDADLFLCEAAFEEGRDDGIKDVHLTGKRAGEAAAAAGARRLLLTHIPVWTSQTKVMQEARPVFGGDVAVAVAGVHYTI, from the coding sequence GTGAAGCTCACCATCGTCGGCTGCACCGGTTCCTTTCCGGGACCCGGCTCGCCGGCGTCGTGCTACCTCCTGACCGCCCACGACGGCGAGCGGACCTGGAAGATCGTGATGGACCTGGGCAGCGGCGCCCTGGGCGCGATCCAGCGGTACACCGATCTGGAAGACATCGACGCCATCTTCCTGACTCACCTTCATCCTGACCACTGCATGGATCTTTGCGGCCTGCACGTGGCCGTCCGCTGGAAGCCGGGCGGCTGGGGACGCGGCAGGATCCCGGTGTGGGGTCCCGCGGCAACGGCTGACCGGATGGCAACCGCCTACGGCCTGGACCTGGATCCCGGCATGCACGGGGAATTCGACTTCACCAACTGGACCGAGCGGAAGCCGGTGACGCTGGGGCCCTTCACCGTGACGCCGTTCGCCGTGAACCATCCGGTCGAGGAGGCCTACGCCCTCCGGGTGGAAGCCACCGAACCTGACAAGAACGGCACCAGGACCACCCGCGTCCTGACCTATTCGGGAGACACGGACTCGTGCATTGGGCTGGAGGAGGCTGCCAAGGACGCGGACCTGTTCTTGTGCGAGGCGGCCTTTGAAGAGGGCCGGGACGACGGCATCAAAGACGTGCACCTGACGGGCAAGCGTGCCGGCGAGGCGGCGGCAGCGGCGGGGGCCAGAAGGCTGCTGCTCACCCACATTCCCGTCTGGACCTCACAGACGAAGGTCATGCAGGAGGCCCGCCCGGTTTTCGGCGGCGACGTGGCAGTTGCCGTTGCCGGTGTGCACTACACCATCTGA
- a CDS encoding DedA family protein, whose translation MLGGAGPVQPQLASFLPDWLNPQIFLADPALAPWVVLLVCGIVFAETGLLVGFFLPGDSMLFTAGLLVATDTIKFNIWLLTVLIVVAAIIGNQAGYLIGAKAGPAIFNKPESRLFKRENVENAHAFFEKHGGKALILARFVPIIRTFVPVIVGVAQMDKRKFFLFNVIGAVLWGGGVTLLGYLLGDKVPWVRDNLDIIFICIVLLSVIPIGIEVLRGLSAKRQAAKFGTDPVDEFIEEHEPEAERKTHREL comes from the coding sequence ATGCTGGGCGGTGCGGGACCGGTCCAGCCGCAGCTGGCCTCGTTCCTGCCCGACTGGCTGAACCCCCAGATCTTCCTGGCCGACCCCGCGCTGGCGCCCTGGGTGGTGCTGCTCGTCTGCGGCATCGTCTTTGCAGAGACGGGACTTCTGGTGGGGTTCTTCCTCCCCGGCGACTCGATGCTCTTTACGGCCGGTCTCCTGGTGGCCACCGACACCATCAAGTTCAATATCTGGCTTTTGACCGTGCTGATCGTCGTCGCGGCCATCATCGGTAACCAGGCCGGCTACCTGATCGGCGCGAAAGCCGGTCCGGCCATTTTCAACAAGCCCGAATCGCGACTGTTCAAGCGTGAGAATGTCGAGAACGCGCATGCCTTCTTCGAAAAACATGGCGGCAAGGCCCTGATCCTTGCCCGCTTCGTCCCGATCATCAGGACTTTCGTGCCGGTGATCGTGGGCGTTGCCCAGATGGACAAGCGGAAGTTCTTCCTGTTCAACGTCATCGGTGCGGTGCTCTGGGGCGGCGGTGTCACTCTGCTCGGCTACCTCCTGGGCGACAAGGTGCCGTGGGTCCGGGACAATCTGGACATCATTTTCATCTGCATCGTGCTGCTCTCCGTGATTCCGATCGGCATCGAGGTGCTCCGGGGCCTCTCGGCGAAGCGCCAGGCTGCCAAGTTCGGAACCGACCCCGTGGACGAGTTCATCGAGGAGCACGAACCCGAAGCCGAGCGGAAAACACACCGGGAGCTCTGA
- the rph gene encoding ribonuclease PH, whose translation MTSEATAVPVVRGDGRAPDQLRPISITRGWSKQAEGSALIEFGNTRVLCTASLTVGVPRWLKGEGRGWVTAEYAMLPRATNTRSDRESVKGKIGGRTHEISRLIGRSLRSIIDTKALGENTIVLDCDVLQADGGTRTAAITGAYVALADAIRFARDNKLIARNAQPLIDTIAAVSVGIIDGIPMLDLPYVEDVRAETDMNVVVTGSGKFVEVQGTAEGAPFDRDELNKLLDLALLGTTQLAAIQRETLADSL comes from the coding sequence ATGACTTCAGAAGCAACGGCAGTGCCCGTAGTGCGCGGCGATGGCCGCGCCCCCGACCAGCTCCGCCCCATCAGCATCACCCGCGGATGGTCCAAGCAGGCCGAGGGATCTGCCCTGATCGAATTCGGCAACACCCGGGTCCTGTGCACGGCGTCCCTGACTGTGGGAGTGCCGCGCTGGCTGAAGGGCGAAGGCCGCGGCTGGGTTACGGCCGAATACGCCATGCTTCCCCGTGCCACCAATACCCGGTCCGACCGTGAATCAGTCAAGGGGAAAATCGGCGGCCGAACCCATGAGATTTCCCGGCTGATCGGGCGTTCCCTGCGGTCCATCATTGATACCAAGGCCCTCGGTGAGAACACGATCGTGCTGGATTGCGATGTCCTCCAGGCCGACGGCGGAACACGTACCGCGGCCATTACGGGGGCTTACGTCGCCCTGGCTGATGCCATCCGTTTTGCGCGGGACAATAAGCTCATCGCCAGGAACGCCCAGCCCCTCATCGACACCATTGCGGCGGTTTCCGTCGGCATCATCGATGGCATCCCCATGCTCGACCTGCCCTACGTCGAGGATGTCCGCGCAGAGACGGACATGAACGTGGTGGTCACCGGATCCGGGAAATTCGTGGAGGTGCAGGGCACGGCTGAAGGCGCGCCCTTTGACCGCGACGAGCTCAACAAGCTGCTGGACCTGGCACTGCTGGGCACCACACAGCTGGCGGCCATCCAGCGTGAGACGCTCGCGGACTCCCTGTGA
- a CDS encoding nicotinate phosphoribosyltransferase, with translation MSTSAGWDPPRTSFYTDHYELTMLQASLHSGAAHRRSVFEAFARRLPEGRRYGIVGGTGRLLQGIADFRFGEAELEFLGRKGIVNSDTLDYLAGYRFSGDIWGYPEGEAYFPYSPVLIVESTFAEACMLETYVLSVLNHDSAIASAASRMITAAGNRPCIEMGSRRTHEESAVAAARAAVIAGFDSTSNLEAGIRYGIKTVGTAAHSFTLLHDTERDAFEAQVASLGAGTSLLVDTYDVETAVRSAVELAGPGLGAVRLDSGDLVAQAQWVRQLLDELGNENTKIVVTSDLDEFAIAALQSAPVDSYGVGTSLVTGSGAPTASMVYKLVSRTDDAGNFLPVAKAAKNKTSTGGRKYALRKLDEHGVATQEIVGIGHHPEDDGNDRPLLQQFMKNGELLPGWTGHEGVVRARQRHADTMAELPAVVNRLQRGDGAIPTIYEEN, from the coding sequence GTGAGTACCTCTGCCGGCTGGGACCCTCCCCGCACGTCTTTTTACACAGACCACTACGAGCTGACCATGCTGCAGGCCTCGCTTCACTCAGGCGCCGCGCACCGCAGGTCGGTCTTTGAAGCGTTCGCGCGGCGGCTTCCGGAGGGGCGGCGGTACGGGATCGTCGGAGGTACGGGAAGGCTGCTGCAAGGCATTGCCGACTTCCGTTTCGGCGAGGCCGAGCTGGAGTTCCTGGGACGGAAGGGCATAGTCAATTCAGACACCCTGGACTACCTGGCCGGTTACCGGTTCTCCGGGGATATCTGGGGATATCCGGAAGGCGAAGCCTACTTTCCCTATTCGCCGGTCCTGATCGTCGAATCCACGTTCGCCGAGGCCTGCATGCTGGAAACCTACGTGCTTTCCGTCCTGAACCACGACAGCGCCATAGCGTCGGCAGCGTCACGGATGATCACTGCCGCAGGCAACCGCCCCTGCATCGAGATGGGTTCCCGGCGGACGCACGAGGAGTCGGCCGTGGCTGCCGCCCGGGCCGCGGTGATCGCCGGGTTCGACAGCACGTCCAACCTCGAGGCCGGCATCCGGTACGGCATCAAGACCGTCGGCACCGCTGCGCACTCCTTCACCCTGCTCCATGACACCGAACGGGACGCTTTCGAGGCCCAGGTGGCCTCGCTGGGAGCCGGGACGTCCCTTCTCGTGGACACCTACGACGTCGAGACAGCGGTCCGTTCGGCGGTGGAGCTGGCCGGCCCCGGGCTCGGAGCGGTGCGCCTTGATTCCGGCGACCTCGTGGCGCAGGCTCAATGGGTCCGCCAGCTGCTGGACGAGCTGGGCAACGAGAACACGAAGATTGTGGTGACGTCCGACCTTGACGAGTTCGCCATCGCGGCTCTTCAGTCCGCTCCCGTCGACTCGTACGGCGTGGGCACGTCGCTGGTGACGGGTTCCGGCGCGCCGACGGCCAGCATGGTCTACAAGCTCGTCAGCCGCACCGACGATGCAGGCAACTTCCTTCCGGTGGCAAAGGCGGCCAAGAACAAAACCAGCACCGGCGGCCGCAAGTACGCGCTCCGGAAACTGGACGAGCACGGCGTCGCGACGCAGGAAATCGTAGGAATCGGACACCACCCGGAAGACGACGGGAACGACCGGCCGCTGCTCCAGCAGTTCATGAAGAACGGCGAACTGCTGCCCGGGTGGACAGGTCATGAAGGTGTGGTCCGCGCCCGGCAGCGGCACGCGGACACCATGGCGGAACTGCCGGCTGTGGTCAACCGCCTCCAGCGGGGCGACGGCGCCATCCCCACGATCTATGAGGAGAACTAA
- a CDS encoding DUF3039 domain-containing protein — protein MDAMTSMTDPLENDPMRELSGAGTSTATIEREELRQEVEPGDRERFSHYVRKEKIMESALTGEPVIALCGKVWTPGRDPQKFPVCPMCKEVYEGLRPGNDGGKGPGGDSGNNK, from the coding sequence ATGGATGCCATGACTAGCATGACGGACCCTCTCGAAAACGACCCGATGCGCGAGCTTTCCGGGGCTGGAACGTCCACGGCCACCATTGAGCGCGAGGAACTGCGCCAGGAAGTGGAGCCCGGCGACCGGGAACGCTTCTCGCACTACGTTCGCAAAGAAAAGATCATGGAATCCGCGCTGACGGGTGAGCCTGTCATTGCCTTGTGCGGCAAGGTGTGGACGCCGGGCCGGGATCCACAGAAGTTCCCGGTATGCCCGATGTGCAAAGAGGTTTATGAAGGCCTCCGCCCGGGCAACGACGGCGGCAAGGGTCCCGGAGGGGACTCGGGCAACAACAAGTAG